The following are from one region of the Takifugu rubripes chromosome 16, fTakRub1.2, whole genome shotgun sequence genome:
- the pum2 gene encoding pumilio homolog 2 isoform X11: MSIPCSILGMNDVTWQETRGGMLHANGAPETGGVRVHGVAGQSPGVPHLQGMDRVVNPTPGTPQPPLSGRSQDDATVGYFFQRQPGEQLGGCTPSKHRWPTGDANHVDQLRAVDEMNYDFQALALESRGMGELLPAKKLWDSDELAKDGRKGMLLGEEWRENAWGSSHHSVSQPIMVQRRPGQSFHGNGDANSVLSPRSEGGGLGVSMVEYVLSSSPGDKMDGRYRNGGYGTGDGAPDGREKSDAQEKVSPFEEDKNQEVGEENDPAKANGRGLLNGMDRDCKDFNPTPGSRQASPTEAVERMGPSQSGLEMMVQHHPHVLQQHNHTQNKPPAEDFQNQEAQNMGGLEQQAGVESLQFDYAGNQIQVDSSGAAVGLFDYSSQQQLFQRSNPLTVQQLTAAQQQQYALAAAQQQHLAGLAPAFVPNPYIINAAPPGTDPYTAAGLAAAATLAGPTVVPPQYYGVPWGVYPANLFQQQPASSASHSASQQASNQGPGPGQPQVMRTGTNQRPLTPGQGQQSQQESLAAAAAANPALAYTGMPGYQVLAPAAYYDQTGALVMGPGARTGLGGPVRLVQTPLLINPAAAQAAAAVSASGSGNNMSGPANGLYRSMPQPQPQPQQQQAPPPSSGLPSSSFYGSGSVPNTSQSSSLFSHTSAAPPPSSSLGFSSTGGSLGVGLGSALGGFGSSVSSSTSSSISRRDSLLASSDLYKRGGSSLTPIGQPFYNSLGYSSSPSPIGLTPGHSPLTPPPSLPSSHGSSSSLHLGGLTNGSGRFISAAPGAEAKYRNTGGTSSLFNSSSQLFPPSRPRYSRSDVMPSGRSRLLEDFRNNRFPNLQLRDLPGHMVEFSQDQHGSRFIQQKLERATPAERQMVFGEILQAAYQLMTDVFGNYVIQKFFEFGSADQKLALATRIRGHVLPLALQMYGCRVIQKALESISSDQQSDIVRELDGHVLKCVKDQNGNHVVQKCIECVQPQALQFIIDAFKGQVFVLSTHPYGCRVIQRILEHCTQEQTLPILEELHQHSEQLGQDQYGNYVIQHVLEHGRPEDKSKIVAEVRGKVLVLSQHKFASNVVEKCVIHSSRAERALLIDEVCCQKDGPHSALYTMMKDQYANYVVQRMIDMAEPAQRKIIMHKIRPHIATLRKYTYGKHILAKLEKYYMKSGSELGPIGGPTNGLL; the protein is encoded by the exons ATGAGCATTCCATGCAGCATCCTAGGTATGAATGACGTGACCTGGCAGGAGACAAGAGGCGGGATGCTGCATGCAAACGGAGCTCCTGAGACCGGAGGCGTCCGGGTTCACGGGGTAGCTGGACAGTCTCCGGGGGTTCCTCATTTACAGGGAATGGACCGGGTCGTCAACCCCACCCCCGGAACGCCGCAGCCGCCGCTGAGCGGCCGATCTCAGGATGATGCCACGGTGGGATACTTCTTTCAAAGGCAGCCTGGGGAGCAGCTCGGAGGGTGCACACCCAGCAAGCACCGCTGGCCGACTGGAGACGCCAATCACGTCGATCAG cTCCGGGCTGTTGATGAGATGAACTACGACTTCCAGGCCCTGGCTCTGGAATCAAGAGGAATGGGAGAG CTTCTGCCAGCCAAAAAACTGTGGGACTCGGATGAGTTGGCCAAGGATGGAAGAAAAGGGATGCTcctgggggaggagtggagggagaatGCATGGGGATCATCTC ATCATTCAGTGTCTCAGCCAATCATGGTGCAGCGGCGACCAGGCCAGAGTTTCCATGGGAATGGTGATGCCAATTCTGTGCTTTCACCTCGCTCAGAAGGTGGAGGCCTGGGGGTGAGCATGGTGGAGTACGTGCTGAGCTCTTCGCCTGGCGACAAGATGGACGGGCGCTACAGGAACGGCGGCTAC GGCACGGGAGATGGTGCCCCAGACGGGAGAGAAAAGAGTGACGCCCAAGAAAAGGTTTCTCCCTTTGAAGAAGACAAGAACCAGGAGGTTGGCGAGGAGAACGACCCTGCTAAAGCCAACGGGAGAGGCCTCCTGAACGGGATGGACAGAGACTGCAAGGATTTCAA CCCAACCCCTGGAAGTCGTCAGGCTTCTCCCACTGAAGCCGTGGAGCGGATGGGCCCCAGCCAGTCTGGGCTGGAAATGATGGTTCAGCACCACCCTCACGTGCTTCAACAACACAACCACACCCAAAACAAACCGCCGGCTGAGGACTTCCAGAATCAGGAGGCCCAGAACATGGGCGGTCTAGAGCAGCAGGCCGGTGTGGAGTCCCTCCAGTTCGACTACGCTGGGAACCAGATTCAGGTGGATTCCTCAGGGGCTGCAGTAGGATTGTTTGACtacagctcccagcagcag TTGTTCCAGAGGTCCAATCCTCTGACTGTCCAACAGCTcactgcagctcagcagcaacagtacGCCTTGgctgcagcccagcagcagcatcttg CTGGCCTTGCTCCTGCATTTGTGCCAAACCCTTACATCATTAATGCAGCCCCCCCTGGAACCGATCCCTACACGGCCGCTGGGCTGGCGGCAGCGGCCACGCTTGCAG GACCCACAGTGGTTCCGCCGCAGTACTACGGAGTTCCCTGGGGCGTTTACCCAGCCAATCTTTTCCAGCAACAGCCCGCATCATCTGCTAGTCACTCAGCCAGTCAGCAAGCATCCAATCAGGGACCAGGGCCAGGCCAGCCACAG GTGATGCGCACAGGAACGAACCAGCGACCTCTGACTCCTGGGCAAGGACAACAGAGCCAGCAAGAATCACTAGCTGCAGCGGCGGCTGCTAATCCAGCTTTAGCATACACAGGAATGCCTG GTTATCAGGTTCTGGCTCCTGCTGCCTATTATGACCAGACTGGTGCTCTGGTTATGGGTCCAGGTGCGAGAACAGGTCTGGGCGGGCCAGTACGTCTCGTCCAGACCCCTCTCCTTATAAACCCCGCAGCAGCACAAGCTG CCGCTGCAGTGTCAGCATCCGGCTCCGGTAACAACATGTCTGGTCCTGCCAACGGGCTTTACCGTTCAATGCCGCAACCTCAACcccagccgcagcagcagcaggccccCCCACCGAGCAGCGGCCTGCCCTCCAGCTCTTTTTACGGCTCTGGATCAGTCCCCAACACGTCTCAGAGCAGCTCCCTTTTCTCGCATACATCTGCTGCACCACCTCCAAGCTCCTCCCTGGGCTTCAGCAGCACCGGCGGCTCCCTCGGCGTGGGACTGGGCTCGGCTCTGGGAGGCTTCGGATCTTCTG TATCCAGCTCTACCAGTAGCAGCATATCTCGCAGAGACTCACTGTTGGCCAGTTCGGACTTATACAAGCGTGGAGGCAGCAGTTTAACTCCCATCGGACAGCCCTTTTACAACAGCCTTGGTTATTCCTCTTCACCCAGCCCCATCGGCCTCACACCGGGTCACTCTCCTCTTACTCCTCCACCGTCCCTGCCCTCCTCTCACGGCTCGTCTTCCAGCCTTCACCTCG GTGGATTAACGAATGGCAGCGGCCGTTTCATTTCCGCGGCGCCTGGAGCCGAGGCCAAGTACCGAAACACCGGCGGCACCTCCAGCCTCTTCAATTCCAGCAGCCAGCTGTTCCCGCCTTCTCGGCCGCGCTACAGCCGTTCAGACGTCATGCCGTCCGGACGCAGCCGGCTCCTGGAAGACTTCAGAAACAACCGCTTCCCGAACCTTCAACTCCGCGACCTCCCGGGACACATGGTGGAGTTCTCTCAAGACCAGCACGGGTCCAG ATTTATTCAGCAGAAGTTGGAGAGGGCCACGCCTGCCGAGAGGCAGATGGTGTTTGGTGAGATTCTGCAAGCCGCCTACCAACTGATGACTGACGTATTTGGGAATTACGTCATCCAGAAGTTTTTTGAG TTTGGAAGCGCAGACCAGAAGCTGGCCTTGGCAACACGCATCCGTGGGCACGTGCTCCCTCTAGCTCTGCAGATGTACGGCTGCCGAGTCATTCAGAAAGCCTTGGAATCgatctcctcagaccagcag AGCGACATTGTCCGCGAGCTCGACGGCCACGTTTTGAAGTGCGTGAAGGACCAGAATGGAAACCACGTGGTACAGAAGTGCATCGAGTGCGTCCAACCTCAGGCCCTTCAGTTCATTATCGATGCCTTCAAAGGACAG GTGTTTGTGCTCTCCACACACCCTTATGGCTGCAGAGTTATCCAGAGGATTTTGGAGCACTGCACCCAGGAGCAAACTCTGCCCATCCTGGAAGAGCTGCATCAGCACTCTGAACAGTTGGGCCAG gatcAATATGGCAACTACGTGATTCAGCATGTGTTGGAACACGGAAGACCAGAGGATAAAAGCAAAATAGTGGCAGAGGTCCGCGGAAAGGTTCTTGTCCTCAGCCAGCACAAATTTGCAAG TAACGTTGTGGAAAAGTGTGTGATCCATTCGTCCCGGGCCGAGAGAGCTCTGCTCATAGACGAGGTGTGCTGCCAGAAAGACGGGCCCCACAGCGCCCTGTACACCATGATGAAGGACCAGTACGCCAACTACGTCGTCCAAAGAATGATCGACATGGCCGAACCAGCGCAGCGTAAAATCATCATGCACAAG ATCCGGCCTCACATCGCCACTTTGCGCAAGTACACTTACGGCAAACACATCTTGGCCAAGCTAGAGAAATACTACATGAAGAGCGGCTCCGAACTGGGCCCGATTGGCGGCCCCACAAACGGCCTCCTGTAA
- the pum2 gene encoding pumilio homolog 2 isoform X9, which translates to MSIPCSILGMNDVTWQETRGGMLHANGAPETGGVRVHGVAGQSPGVPHLQGMDRVVNPTPGTPQPPLSGRSQDDATVGYFFQRQPGEQLGGCTPSKHRWPTGDANHVDQLRAVDEMNYDFQALALESRGMGELLPAKKLWDSDELAKDGRKGMLLGEEWRENAWGSSRECLSHPCGSYFYTDLNHSVSQPIMVQRRPGQSFHGNGDANSVLSPRSEGGGLGVSMVEYVLSSSPGDKMDGRYRNGGYGTGDGAPDGREKSDAQEKVSPFEEDKNQEVGEENDPAKANGRGLLNGMDRDCKDFNPTPGSRQASPTEAVERMGPSQSGLEMMVQHHPHVLQQHNHTQNKPPAEDFQNQEAQNMGGLEQQAGVESLQFDYAGNQIQVDSSGAAVGLFDYSSQQQLFQRSNPLTVQQLTAAQQQQYALAAAQQQHLAGLAPAFVPNPYIINAAPPGTDPYTAAGLAAAATLAGPTVVPPQYYGVPWGVYPANLFQQQPASSASHSASQQASNQGPGPGQPQVMRTGTNQRPLTPGQGQQSQQESLAAAAAANPALAYTGMPGYQVLAPAAYYDQTGALVMGPGARTGLGGPVRLVQTPLLINPAAAQAAAAVSASGSGNNMSGPANGLYRSMPQPQPQPQQQQAPPPSSGLPSSSFYGSGSVPNTSQSSSLFSHTSAAPPPSSSLGFSSTGGSLGVGLGSALGGFGSSVSSSTSSSISRRDSLLASSDLYKRGGSSLTPIGQPFYNSLGYSSSPSPIGLTPGHSPLTPPPSLPSSHGSSSSLHLGGLTNGSGRFISAAPGAEAKYRNTGGTSSLFNSSSQLFPPSRPRYSRSDVMPSGRSRLLEDFRNNRFPNLQLRDLPGHMVEFSQDQHGSRFIQQKLERATPAERQMVFGEILQAAYQLMTDVFGNYVIQKFFEFGSADQKLALATRIRGHVLPLALQMYGCRVIQKALESISSDQQSDIVRELDGHVLKCVKDQNGNHVVQKCIECVQPQALQFIIDAFKGQVFVLSTHPYGCRVIQRILEHCTQEQTLPILEELHQHSEQLGQDQYGNYVIQHVLEHGRPEDKSKIVAEVRGKVLVLSQHKFASNVVEKCVIHSSRAERALLIDEVCCQKDGPHSALYTMMKDQYANYVVQRMIDMAEPAQRKIIMHKIRPHIATLRKYTYGKHILAKLEKYYMKSGSELGPIGGPTNGLL; encoded by the exons ATGAGCATTCCATGCAGCATCCTAGGTATGAATGACGTGACCTGGCAGGAGACAAGAGGCGGGATGCTGCATGCAAACGGAGCTCCTGAGACCGGAGGCGTCCGGGTTCACGGGGTAGCTGGACAGTCTCCGGGGGTTCCTCATTTACAGGGAATGGACCGGGTCGTCAACCCCACCCCCGGAACGCCGCAGCCGCCGCTGAGCGGCCGATCTCAGGATGATGCCACGGTGGGATACTTCTTTCAAAGGCAGCCTGGGGAGCAGCTCGGAGGGTGCACACCCAGCAAGCACCGCTGGCCGACTGGAGACGCCAATCACGTCGATCAG cTCCGGGCTGTTGATGAGATGAACTACGACTTCCAGGCCCTGGCTCTGGAATCAAGAGGAATGGGAGAG CTTCTGCCAGCCAAAAAACTGTGGGACTCGGATGAGTTGGCCAAGGATGGAAGAAAAGGGATGCTcctgggggaggagtggagggagaatGCATGGGGATCATCTCGTGAGTGTCTCTCGCATCCTTGTGGATCATACTTTTATACAGATCTCA ATCATTCAGTGTCTCAGCCAATCATGGTGCAGCGGCGACCAGGCCAGAGTTTCCATGGGAATGGTGATGCCAATTCTGTGCTTTCACCTCGCTCAGAAGGTGGAGGCCTGGGGGTGAGCATGGTGGAGTACGTGCTGAGCTCTTCGCCTGGCGACAAGATGGACGGGCGCTACAGGAACGGCGGCTAC GGCACGGGAGATGGTGCCCCAGACGGGAGAGAAAAGAGTGACGCCCAAGAAAAGGTTTCTCCCTTTGAAGAAGACAAGAACCAGGAGGTTGGCGAGGAGAACGACCCTGCTAAAGCCAACGGGAGAGGCCTCCTGAACGGGATGGACAGAGACTGCAAGGATTTCAA CCCAACCCCTGGAAGTCGTCAGGCTTCTCCCACTGAAGCCGTGGAGCGGATGGGCCCCAGCCAGTCTGGGCTGGAAATGATGGTTCAGCACCACCCTCACGTGCTTCAACAACACAACCACACCCAAAACAAACCGCCGGCTGAGGACTTCCAGAATCAGGAGGCCCAGAACATGGGCGGTCTAGAGCAGCAGGCCGGTGTGGAGTCCCTCCAGTTCGACTACGCTGGGAACCAGATTCAGGTGGATTCCTCAGGGGCTGCAGTAGGATTGTTTGACtacagctcccagcagcag TTGTTCCAGAGGTCCAATCCTCTGACTGTCCAACAGCTcactgcagctcagcagcaacagtacGCCTTGgctgcagcccagcagcagcatcttg CTGGCCTTGCTCCTGCATTTGTGCCAAACCCTTACATCATTAATGCAGCCCCCCCTGGAACCGATCCCTACACGGCCGCTGGGCTGGCGGCAGCGGCCACGCTTGCAG GACCCACAGTGGTTCCGCCGCAGTACTACGGAGTTCCCTGGGGCGTTTACCCAGCCAATCTTTTCCAGCAACAGCCCGCATCATCTGCTAGTCACTCAGCCAGTCAGCAAGCATCCAATCAGGGACCAGGGCCAGGCCAGCCACAG GTGATGCGCACAGGAACGAACCAGCGACCTCTGACTCCTGGGCAAGGACAACAGAGCCAGCAAGAATCACTAGCTGCAGCGGCGGCTGCTAATCCAGCTTTAGCATACACAGGAATGCCTG GTTATCAGGTTCTGGCTCCTGCTGCCTATTATGACCAGACTGGTGCTCTGGTTATGGGTCCAGGTGCGAGAACAGGTCTGGGCGGGCCAGTACGTCTCGTCCAGACCCCTCTCCTTATAAACCCCGCAGCAGCACAAGCTG CCGCTGCAGTGTCAGCATCCGGCTCCGGTAACAACATGTCTGGTCCTGCCAACGGGCTTTACCGTTCAATGCCGCAACCTCAACcccagccgcagcagcagcaggccccCCCACCGAGCAGCGGCCTGCCCTCCAGCTCTTTTTACGGCTCTGGATCAGTCCCCAACACGTCTCAGAGCAGCTCCCTTTTCTCGCATACATCTGCTGCACCACCTCCAAGCTCCTCCCTGGGCTTCAGCAGCACCGGCGGCTCCCTCGGCGTGGGACTGGGCTCGGCTCTGGGAGGCTTCGGATCTTCTG TATCCAGCTCTACCAGTAGCAGCATATCTCGCAGAGACTCACTGTTGGCCAGTTCGGACTTATACAAGCGTGGAGGCAGCAGTTTAACTCCCATCGGACAGCCCTTTTACAACAGCCTTGGTTATTCCTCTTCACCCAGCCCCATCGGCCTCACACCGGGTCACTCTCCTCTTACTCCTCCACCGTCCCTGCCCTCCTCTCACGGCTCGTCTTCCAGCCTTCACCTCG GTGGATTAACGAATGGCAGCGGCCGTTTCATTTCCGCGGCGCCTGGAGCCGAGGCCAAGTACCGAAACACCGGCGGCACCTCCAGCCTCTTCAATTCCAGCAGCCAGCTGTTCCCGCCTTCTCGGCCGCGCTACAGCCGTTCAGACGTCATGCCGTCCGGACGCAGCCGGCTCCTGGAAGACTTCAGAAACAACCGCTTCCCGAACCTTCAACTCCGCGACCTCCCGGGACACATGGTGGAGTTCTCTCAAGACCAGCACGGGTCCAG ATTTATTCAGCAGAAGTTGGAGAGGGCCACGCCTGCCGAGAGGCAGATGGTGTTTGGTGAGATTCTGCAAGCCGCCTACCAACTGATGACTGACGTATTTGGGAATTACGTCATCCAGAAGTTTTTTGAG TTTGGAAGCGCAGACCAGAAGCTGGCCTTGGCAACACGCATCCGTGGGCACGTGCTCCCTCTAGCTCTGCAGATGTACGGCTGCCGAGTCATTCAGAAAGCCTTGGAATCgatctcctcagaccagcag AGCGACATTGTCCGCGAGCTCGACGGCCACGTTTTGAAGTGCGTGAAGGACCAGAATGGAAACCACGTGGTACAGAAGTGCATCGAGTGCGTCCAACCTCAGGCCCTTCAGTTCATTATCGATGCCTTCAAAGGACAG GTGTTTGTGCTCTCCACACACCCTTATGGCTGCAGAGTTATCCAGAGGATTTTGGAGCACTGCACCCAGGAGCAAACTCTGCCCATCCTGGAAGAGCTGCATCAGCACTCTGAACAGTTGGGCCAG gatcAATATGGCAACTACGTGATTCAGCATGTGTTGGAACACGGAAGACCAGAGGATAAAAGCAAAATAGTGGCAGAGGTCCGCGGAAAGGTTCTTGTCCTCAGCCAGCACAAATTTGCAAG TAACGTTGTGGAAAAGTGTGTGATCCATTCGTCCCGGGCCGAGAGAGCTCTGCTCATAGACGAGGTGTGCTGCCAGAAAGACGGGCCCCACAGCGCCCTGTACACCATGATGAAGGACCAGTACGCCAACTACGTCGTCCAAAGAATGATCGACATGGCCGAACCAGCGCAGCGTAAAATCATCATGCACAAG ATCCGGCCTCACATCGCCACTTTGCGCAAGTACACTTACGGCAAACACATCTTGGCCAAGCTAGAGAAATACTACATGAAGAGCGGCTCCGAACTGGGCCCGATTGGCGGCCCCACAAACGGCCTCCTGTAA
- the pum2 gene encoding pumilio homolog 2 isoform X8 — protein sequence MSIPCSILGMNDVTWQETRGGMLHANGAPETGGVRVHGVAGQSPGVPHLQGMDRVVNPTPGTPQPPLSGRSQDDATVGYFFQRQPGEQLGGCTPSKHRWPTGDANHVDQLRAVDEMNYDFQALALESRGMGELLPAKKLWDSDELAKDGRKGMLLGEEWRENAWGSSRECLSHPCGSYFYTDLNHSVSQPIMVQRRPGQSFHGNGDANSVLSPRSEGGGLGVSMVEYVLSSSPGDKMDGRYRNGGYGTGDGAPDGREKSDAQEKVSPFEEDKNQEVGEENDPAKANGRGLLNGMDRDCKDFNPTPGSRQASPTEAVERMGPSQSGLEMMVQHHPHVLQQHNHTQNKPPAEDFQNQEAQNMGGLEQQAGVESLQFDYAGNQIQVDSSGAAVGLFDYSSQQQLFQRSNPLTVQQLTAAQQQQYALAAAQQQHLAGLAPAFVPNPYIINAAPPGTDPYTAAGLAAAATLAGPTVVPPQYYGVPWGVYPANLFQQQPASSASHSASQQASNQGPGPGQPQVMRTGTNQRPLTPGQGQQSQQESLAAAAAANPALAYTGMPGYQVLAPAAYYDQTGALVMGPGARTGLGGPVRLVQTPLLINPAAAQAAAAVSASGSGNNMSGPANGLYRSMPQPQPQPQQQQAPPPSSGLPSSSFYGSGSVPNTSQSSSLFSHTSAAPPPSSSLGFSSTGGSLGVGLGSALGGFGSSVSSSTSSSISRRDSLLASSDLYKRGGSSLTPIGQPFYNSLGYSSSPSPIGLTPGHSPLTPPPSLPSSHGSSSSLHLGGLTNGSGRFISAAPGAEAKYRNTGGTSSLFNSSSQLFPPSRPRYSRSDVMPSGRSRLLEDFRNNRFPNLQLRDLPGHMVEFSQDQHGSRFIQQKLERATPAERQMVFGEILQAAYQLMTDVFGNYVIQKFFEFGSADQKLALATRIRGHVLPLALQMYGCRVIQKALESISSDQQVISDIVRELDGHVLKCVKDQNGNHVVQKCIECVQPQALQFIIDAFKGQVFVLSTHPYGCRVIQRILEHCTQEQTLPILEELHQHSEQLGQDQYGNYVIQHVLEHGRPEDKSKIVAEVRGKVLVLSQHKFASNVVEKCVIHSSRAERALLIDEVCCQKDGPHSALYTMMKDQYANYVVQRMIDMAEPAQRKIIMHKIRPHIATLRKYTYGKHILAKLEKYYMKSGSELGPIGGPTNGLL from the exons ATGAGCATTCCATGCAGCATCCTAGGTATGAATGACGTGACCTGGCAGGAGACAAGAGGCGGGATGCTGCATGCAAACGGAGCTCCTGAGACCGGAGGCGTCCGGGTTCACGGGGTAGCTGGACAGTCTCCGGGGGTTCCTCATTTACAGGGAATGGACCGGGTCGTCAACCCCACCCCCGGAACGCCGCAGCCGCCGCTGAGCGGCCGATCTCAGGATGATGCCACGGTGGGATACTTCTTTCAAAGGCAGCCTGGGGAGCAGCTCGGAGGGTGCACACCCAGCAAGCACCGCTGGCCGACTGGAGACGCCAATCACGTCGATCAG cTCCGGGCTGTTGATGAGATGAACTACGACTTCCAGGCCCTGGCTCTGGAATCAAGAGGAATGGGAGAG CTTCTGCCAGCCAAAAAACTGTGGGACTCGGATGAGTTGGCCAAGGATGGAAGAAAAGGGATGCTcctgggggaggagtggagggagaatGCATGGGGATCATCTCGTGAGTGTCTCTCGCATCCTTGTGGATCATACTTTTATACAGATCTCA ATCATTCAGTGTCTCAGCCAATCATGGTGCAGCGGCGACCAGGCCAGAGTTTCCATGGGAATGGTGATGCCAATTCTGTGCTTTCACCTCGCTCAGAAGGTGGAGGCCTGGGGGTGAGCATGGTGGAGTACGTGCTGAGCTCTTCGCCTGGCGACAAGATGGACGGGCGCTACAGGAACGGCGGCTAC GGCACGGGAGATGGTGCCCCAGACGGGAGAGAAAAGAGTGACGCCCAAGAAAAGGTTTCTCCCTTTGAAGAAGACAAGAACCAGGAGGTTGGCGAGGAGAACGACCCTGCTAAAGCCAACGGGAGAGGCCTCCTGAACGGGATGGACAGAGACTGCAAGGATTTCAA CCCAACCCCTGGAAGTCGTCAGGCTTCTCCCACTGAAGCCGTGGAGCGGATGGGCCCCAGCCAGTCTGGGCTGGAAATGATGGTTCAGCACCACCCTCACGTGCTTCAACAACACAACCACACCCAAAACAAACCGCCGGCTGAGGACTTCCAGAATCAGGAGGCCCAGAACATGGGCGGTCTAGAGCAGCAGGCCGGTGTGGAGTCCCTCCAGTTCGACTACGCTGGGAACCAGATTCAGGTGGATTCCTCAGGGGCTGCAGTAGGATTGTTTGACtacagctcccagcagcag TTGTTCCAGAGGTCCAATCCTCTGACTGTCCAACAGCTcactgcagctcagcagcaacagtacGCCTTGgctgcagcccagcagcagcatcttg CTGGCCTTGCTCCTGCATTTGTGCCAAACCCTTACATCATTAATGCAGCCCCCCCTGGAACCGATCCCTACACGGCCGCTGGGCTGGCGGCAGCGGCCACGCTTGCAG GACCCACAGTGGTTCCGCCGCAGTACTACGGAGTTCCCTGGGGCGTTTACCCAGCCAATCTTTTCCAGCAACAGCCCGCATCATCTGCTAGTCACTCAGCCAGTCAGCAAGCATCCAATCAGGGACCAGGGCCAGGCCAGCCACAG GTGATGCGCACAGGAACGAACCAGCGACCTCTGACTCCTGGGCAAGGACAACAGAGCCAGCAAGAATCACTAGCTGCAGCGGCGGCTGCTAATCCAGCTTTAGCATACACAGGAATGCCTG GTTATCAGGTTCTGGCTCCTGCTGCCTATTATGACCAGACTGGTGCTCTGGTTATGGGTCCAGGTGCGAGAACAGGTCTGGGCGGGCCAGTACGTCTCGTCCAGACCCCTCTCCTTATAAACCCCGCAGCAGCACAAGCTG CCGCTGCAGTGTCAGCATCCGGCTCCGGTAACAACATGTCTGGTCCTGCCAACGGGCTTTACCGTTCAATGCCGCAACCTCAACcccagccgcagcagcagcaggccccCCCACCGAGCAGCGGCCTGCCCTCCAGCTCTTTTTACGGCTCTGGATCAGTCCCCAACACGTCTCAGAGCAGCTCCCTTTTCTCGCATACATCTGCTGCACCACCTCCAAGCTCCTCCCTGGGCTTCAGCAGCACCGGCGGCTCCCTCGGCGTGGGACTGGGCTCGGCTCTGGGAGGCTTCGGATCTTCTG TATCCAGCTCTACCAGTAGCAGCATATCTCGCAGAGACTCACTGTTGGCCAGTTCGGACTTATACAAGCGTGGAGGCAGCAGTTTAACTCCCATCGGACAGCCCTTTTACAACAGCCTTGGTTATTCCTCTTCACCCAGCCCCATCGGCCTCACACCGGGTCACTCTCCTCTTACTCCTCCACCGTCCCTGCCCTCCTCTCACGGCTCGTCTTCCAGCCTTCACCTCG GTGGATTAACGAATGGCAGCGGCCGTTTCATTTCCGCGGCGCCTGGAGCCGAGGCCAAGTACCGAAACACCGGCGGCACCTCCAGCCTCTTCAATTCCAGCAGCCAGCTGTTCCCGCCTTCTCGGCCGCGCTACAGCCGTTCAGACGTCATGCCGTCCGGACGCAGCCGGCTCCTGGAAGACTTCAGAAACAACCGCTTCCCGAACCTTCAACTCCGCGACCTCCCGGGACACATGGTGGAGTTCTCTCAAGACCAGCACGGGTCCAG ATTTATTCAGCAGAAGTTGGAGAGGGCCACGCCTGCCGAGAGGCAGATGGTGTTTGGTGAGATTCTGCAAGCCGCCTACCAACTGATGACTGACGTATTTGGGAATTACGTCATCCAGAAGTTTTTTGAG TTTGGAAGCGCAGACCAGAAGCTGGCCTTGGCAACACGCATCCGTGGGCACGTGCTCCCTCTAGCTCTGCAGATGTACGGCTGCCGAGTCATTCAGAAAGCCTTGGAATCgatctcctcagaccagcaggtAATT AGCGACATTGTCCGCGAGCTCGACGGCCACGTTTTGAAGTGCGTGAAGGACCAGAATGGAAACCACGTGGTACAGAAGTGCATCGAGTGCGTCCAACCTCAGGCCCTTCAGTTCATTATCGATGCCTTCAAAGGACAG GTGTTTGTGCTCTCCACACACCCTTATGGCTGCAGAGTTATCCAGAGGATTTTGGAGCACTGCACCCAGGAGCAAACTCTGCCCATCCTGGAAGAGCTGCATCAGCACTCTGAACAGTTGGGCCAG gatcAATATGGCAACTACGTGATTCAGCATGTGTTGGAACACGGAAGACCAGAGGATAAAAGCAAAATAGTGGCAGAGGTCCGCGGAAAGGTTCTTGTCCTCAGCCAGCACAAATTTGCAAG TAACGTTGTGGAAAAGTGTGTGATCCATTCGTCCCGGGCCGAGAGAGCTCTGCTCATAGACGAGGTGTGCTGCCAGAAAGACGGGCCCCACAGCGCCCTGTACACCATGATGAAGGACCAGTACGCCAACTACGTCGTCCAAAGAATGATCGACATGGCCGAACCAGCGCAGCGTAAAATCATCATGCACAAG ATCCGGCCTCACATCGCCACTTTGCGCAAGTACACTTACGGCAAACACATCTTGGCCAAGCTAGAGAAATACTACATGAAGAGCGGCTCCGAACTGGGCCCGATTGGCGGCCCCACAAACGGCCTCCTGTAA